One region of Nycticebus coucang isolate mNycCou1 chromosome 10, mNycCou1.pri, whole genome shotgun sequence genomic DNA includes:
- the ZNF784 gene encoding zinc finger protein 784: MAAARLEPPSPSSRTLESRSPEPRDLVLVPDDSRSITPPSDLIEIQVVKVTDTTLVPEPPEPGSFHCALCPAAFRLVSDLLFHEHGHLAGAEGGRQGGDPSRCHVCGHSCAGPASLRAHYSLHTGERPYRCPRCPRAFKALAPLLRHQHRHGVEPGSSQRPPETTPIGEQRPGVPQERSEVVMAAAAAGAAVGKPFACRFCAKPFRRSSDMRDHERVHTGERPYHCSICGKGFTQSSVLSGHARIHTGERPFRCSLCDRTFNNSSNFRKHQRTHFHGPGPGLGDSGGQLGSIAEGSRSGCGGRDTLEEGHGETAKVKTEVDQ; encoded by the exons ATGGCTGCCGCGCGCCTGGAGCCCCCTAGTCCAAGCTCACGGACCTTGGAGTCACGTTCCCCGGAGCCACGGGACTTG GTCCTGGTGCCTGATGATAGCCGCTCCATCACACCCCCCAGTGACCTCATCGAGATCCAGGTGGTGAAGGTGACTGACACCACGCTGGTGCCTGAACCCCCGGAGCCAGGTTCTTTTCACTGTGCCTTGTGCCCAGCTGCCTTCCGGCTGGTTTCCGATCTGCTGTTCCATGAACATGGCCACCTGGCAGGGGCTGAAGGAGGAAGGCAGGGTGGGGACCCAAGCCGGTGTCATGTGTGTGGCCACAGCTGCGCGGGTCCTGCCAGCCTCCGTGCCCACTACAGCTTGCATACGGGAGAGCGGCCCTACCGCTGCCCGCGCTGCCCTCGTGCCTTCAAGGCCTTGGCGCCTCTGCTCCGGCACCAGCACCGACACGGGGTGGAGCCAGGGAGCTCTCAGAGGCCTCCAGAAACTACACCAATTGGAGAACAGAGGCCCGGAGTGCCCCAGGAAAGGTCGGAGGTAGTGATGGCAGCAGCAGCTGCGGGTGCGGCCGTGGGGAAGCCTTTTGCCTGCAGGTTCTGCGCCAAGCCCTTCCGCCGCTCCTCAGATATGCGAGACCACGAGCGCGTGCACACAGGCGAGCGGCCATACCACTGCAGCATCTGTGGCAAGGGCTTCACACAGTCCTCAGTGCTGAGCGGCCACGCCCGCATCCACACAGGCGAGCGCCCCTTCCGCTGCAGCCTCTGTGACCGCACTTTCAACAATTCTTCCAACTTCCGAAAGCACCAGCGTACCCACTTCCATGGgccagggcctgggctgggagactCTGGAGGCCAGTTGGGGTCAATAGCTGAGGGGTCCAGGAGCgggtgtgggggaagggacaCTCTGGAAGAGGGGCATGGAGAGACAGCGAAAGTGAAGACGGAAGTTGACCAGTAG